The genomic window TGGCGAGATTCCGCGAGAACTGGGTATACAAAAACTTGTAACTCTTGATTATTTTGCGTGCGCAATCATAGTTCAGAAAGCGATTGGACTGCTTCTTTTGCCACTTTGAAATACAGCGAGTCCTTCTCAATTCCAACTGACTCATATCCCACTGCTTCCGCTGCGGCTAGCGTAGAACCGGCTCCTGCGAAAGTGTCAACTACTACGCCCTCCCCAAGAGGAAGCACGCCTCTTACCAACATTCGCATGAATGCTTGTGGCTTTAAGCTTGGATGTGGCGCGATAGCTCTTTCATTCTTCCTAGTCGGAGAAGATCGGATCACATCTCCAAAGGGTTTAAAGCTATTCGGTCGACGAAAACCTCCAGTTCGCCATTTACGCAGATTATCCTGAACCCTTCCTTCGATAGGCCTACGAAATAGCAACCAGGGCTCCCACATGGATCTTGGGAGTACACTGACCCCTTCGAATTCATCGTGCGCCGCCTTTGGCCGGTCGCCACCTCGCATAGTCATCACCAACCTTACGATTTCACCCCTCCTTTCAAGACCCGCGTCTGCAATAGCGCCTGCAACGATATGGGAAAGAAGAGGATTAGAAGCAACAACAACATTGGCGCCCGGTACCAGCTTGGGTAACAGGAGCCGGGTCCAGATAAAGAAAAACTCACGGAGATACAGCTTCTGTCCATCAGTTAGAGTTGTAAATCTGGGTAGTGGCGACCGGACGTTACCGTCAAATGAAGGCGGTATTCTCCAGACTCCTCCCTTCCTGGTTCTGAGCTTCGACTGTTCTTTCCTCGAGTATTCCTGCAGACCGTAGGGTGGATCTGTGACTATAGCATGTATAGAGCTATCTTCTCGTGCATCCAGCCAGTCTAAACAGTCACCGTGAACTAACGTGGCATTTCCAATTCTGTAAGGTGTCTCCAACTCTGTATTGCCAAGTATCGTTCGTTGCAAACTGCTGTCATAATCGTCTTTGAGTCGGTAGATTCCTCTTCTTTCCCTTACAAACATTGATGGAGTGTTAAGGCGCAGATAGGATCTTATGGAAGACTCTGGCATATGTCCTTCGACCTTCGCGACTCTTTCAGCAACTTGCTTCGCCGACAAAGCTTCCGAAGAAAGCCGCATTACTCGTATTATGGCGTCCCTTACTTGCCCTGGAGCATATCGTTCATGATCATTTGCCATATTAGAATTATAGACGTCGGGACGTCGAAAGTCAACGGCTTAACTGCAAGAAGACTTAACTTTTTGACTGGAGAAATGGCAAACGGACAAATCAGGTATTTCTTCGAATGAGGCGATAAACTGACTTGACGTTTGCAGGACGATGTCTTATATATGACCATAGACATGACCATAGTCATTTGATACTGTCCGAGGACCACATGCCGACTATCTCAAAAAGCAAGCTCAAGGCCAACATGCTCCAGGTCTTCAGGGAAATCGAGGAATCGGGCGAAGAGCTGATCGTGACGCACAACCGGCGTCCTGTTCTGCGCATTCGGCCCATTGGAACAAAGCAACCGGTTGACAGGGTGTTCGAGAAACTACGTGGGAAAGTTGTCTACCAAGAGGACATCAACACGCCCACCACCGACGAATGGGATGAAGTGTAATGGTCGTACTGGATACGTCCTCACTGATATTCTGGACATTGGATCCCGGCCGCCTGTCCAGGACTGCCGAACAGACAATCGCACAGGCCGGCCGCGTAGGCGTCAGTTCGATATCGATCTGGGAGATCGGCATCAAAGTAGAACGGGGCAGGCTTGTACTGCCACTTTCCGGCGGGGAATACCTGGAAAACCTGGAACAAACCAATCGGGTGGAAATACTGCCTGTGGATCTGAGTACCTGGATCAGGAATCTACAACTGGATTGGAATCACCGGGATCCTGTCGACCGGACGATCGTAGCCACGGCTTCTCTACACAACTGCCCGCTTGTGACTTCGGACAACGTACTCCGCAGTTTCTACGAGAAGGCTATCTGGTAGGACCGCACATCTGGCACCGCAGACATCGTCACACCGGCGCCGGTGCCACGTGCTCAAGCCCAAACTCTTCCCGCAGCCGATCCATCTCCGCTTTCAACTCCTCGGGATCGGACGTGTCCGGCGGTAAGCGCCGCAACAGCCGGTCGGAAGCCTCGAAGAAGCGGTCCAGGCCGGCGGGTGTGCAGATCAGCATGATCCGGGCAGGATCATCACCGTCGTTCCAAAACGAATGAGGCTTCCATCCCGGCACCGTGACCATCTGGCCGGATTCCAAAACGAAAGCGCTTTCATGGAGAAACTGGAAAGTCAAGACGCCGCGGACGACCAGGAACATTTCGATGAAGGCGTGCCGGGTGAATACGGGCGGTGGACTGTGGGGCGGTTCGACGGCCTCGATGACTGTCACGCGGCCCTCCGTGGCGGCGCCCGGGGTCATGACCCGGACGTTCTGGCCCATCAGTGTTTTGAGCCAAGGGCCTCCGGAGCCTCCGGAGCCGTCACCTTTCATGGCTTTCTCCGTACTCAAGCCTTGATCGTATCCTGCGCAGCCGATTCGCTCATCTGACGATCCGGGTCACAGTTAAGACCGCGCTCAAATCGCTTGCTCTCCCGGCGCTTCCATTACGGGCAGTCACGAGTCCGCCGGATTCGGCCACGCTCAGGACGCCGACGCGCCTCCCGCGCCTCCCCCGACCGCCATCATCTCCCGCCCTTCTTCGGCGTAGACCTTCTTGACCTCCTGGTCCACGGTGCGCCAGACGAGAAACTGCTTGCGGAGGGTGTTCAGGAAACGCCGGTTCAGCCGCTGCCAGGAGTCCACGTCTCCGCTTTCCCGGTGTATATCCACCCATACCGCGTACAGGTCGTGTTCCTGCTCCGCGGGCGCCGCGCTCAGGGCCACCCGCTGGCTGACGCCCGTGTCGTAGGGCGCCAGCCAGGTCTTCATCTCGATCATGTACGTCACCACGGCCTCCTCGCCGGTGCCCGTCAGGACCACCTCGTCTGTCATGAAGTTCCCCAGCGTGCTCTCGCCGTATGACTCGAAGAACCGCGTCAGGTAGGCGTAGAGGCCCAGCGTCTCCGTGCGGCTGATGGTGAAGGGAAACTCGAAACTCCAGTTGTCGCCGTCGGGTTCGGGGAAGGACCACTGCCGCTTCACGTCGGGCACGGCCATCTGGGACGCCTTGCCGGCCGGGTAGATCGTCGAGAGCATGACCACCGCCATGACCATGGCCGTGGAGGCCACGGCAGAAAGGGAGGAGTAGTTCAGGGTCAGGCCCGCCAGCAGCTGGTACTCCGTGATGCCCCGGGCCACGGTCTGTCCGATCAGGTAGCCGGACATGCCCCCGATGACGGCGTACATGGCCGCCTCGGCCATGAAGAGCGCGCCGATATGGGCCGGCGCCAGGCCCACGGCGCTGTACACCCCGATCTCGCTGAAGCGCTCGTAGACGGCGTTCATCATGGTATTCAGGATGATGAGCGCGGCGACGACCATGGGGATGAACAGGTTGCCCAGGCCGGACAGGGAACTCAGGGACATGGCGCTGTATACGGCGACCTCGCCTTCGACGGCGGCCACCACCGGTATGCCCAGGCGCTGCATGAAGCGCTCGATCCGGTCGCGGGCGGCTTCGTCCGTGGGAAAACGGACCGCCACGGAGCGGAGCGTGCCGCCGAGGTCGTTCACGAAGGCCTGCGGCGCCAGGATGATATTGGCGGCCGGCATGTGCTCAAACCGCGCCATTTGAACCGGTTCCTCGTCGTAGTCCATGAGGGCGAGTTCCGTGAGCAGGTCGTGGCCTGTCGCCGTATAGTCGACCGGCGTCAGCGGCTCTCCGTCCAGGTCGGTGATCCCTTCCATGACGGCCGCGTCGAACATGCCGATCACCCGGTAGGGCTTGCCGAAGATCTGGATTTCCGACCGGCCCGTGTCTTCTTCGGTCATGCCCAGGAGTTCGGCCATCTGCGTCGGAATGATGCATACGTCGGTCTCGTCCGCGGAGAACCATCTTCCCGACGTCAGCGCGCGGTCGAGGCCGCTCACCTCACCTTCACCGGGAAGCAGGCCCAGCATGGCCGAGGCATAGGTGGACCTGGGCGTTCCGTCCGCGCCCGTCCGGTCGATCTTGACGAAGGTCTGGTCTCCGGGAAGGTTCCCGGAATACCACGTCCTGGAAACGATCTGGATACCCTGGTCTTCGGCTTCCGAAGACCCGAATTCGGAGAGCACGTACTCGTGAGTCTGCTTCTGGAGCGGCGCCCAGTTAGGATTCCGCACGAGCATTCCGGTATAGGCGGCCTCCGTGTCCTGGCTCACCTTCTGCAGCCGGAGAAAGGTCTGCACGGAGGTGAAGGAAAGCACGGTAAACACCAGGAGCACCAGGGTGGCGCAGGTCAGCAGCGTCCGGGCCTTGCGCTTGCGCATGTTGCCGATACCCAGGGCGAAGGCCGTGGCCAGGGCGCTCGAACGCCGCACGTCGGTGGCCTGCACGGTTCGGTGGTCCTGCCTTACCTCGCGCATGGTCTGGCTGAACCGTCCCGATATGAGCCAGATGACCACGGCCGCCAGGGCAAAGGTGATGAAGGCGAGGAGCACGATATCGGGCGCCGTGGTGATCTGGAAGGCCGGATGGGTGAACCGCAGCACCCCGTAGGCGGCCAGGAAGATGCCGAAGGTGGTGGCGATGCGCTTGTACACGTTGGCGAAACCGAAGAGCAGACGTTCCAGGGCGTAGGCGAAGGGGATCACCAGCACCATGTAGAACAGGACGCCCTTCACGACGTCGTTGGCCGTTCCCGTCGCGTCGGGATAGGCGCGGGACTCGTATCCCCACGCGGCGCGGGCGTGCTTGACGAAGCGGTCCCATTGCAGACTCTGGCGGGCGGCTTCGGCCTGGTCCAGCAGGCGTCCCGCCTCCCGGTGGAAGTCATCGAGCCGGGTATTGTTCACGCCGACGGACTTGAGCGCGTTGATCCGCGTCTCGTCCAGGTGCCACATGTCCTTCGCGACCTGGTACGAGGTAAGGGGAATGGCGCCGATCCCCGAATCGAACCCGATGCCCTCGGGGTTGTTTTCGTCCGCGTTGGTCAGGACCAGGCGGCGGCCGAACAGGCCGGTGGACATGGTGACCTTGAACCGGCTCTCCGGCGGCATGAAGACCACGGCAGTGTCTTCTTCGTAGGAAAACCCCGTTGTCCACGCGCCCTCCTGGAAGGTCAGGCCCCATTCGAGGGGCGGATTGCCCGATTCGTTCAGCACCACGGCCTCGTTGAGCCGCGTCAGGAACCGCGGATCCACCAGGTCGTAGATATTGGTCGCCTCCGACCGGAAGACCACCGTGGGTTTCTCCTTGTCCACCCAGTCCATGGTGATTTCGAGGGGGTAGGCGCCTTCGCCGTAGGGGCCCCGGTCCGGCGCGTAGATGATCTCTCCCGTTTCGGGGTCCATGACGTAGCCTTCCGTCGGGTAGGTGCGGCCCGCCTCCAGTTCGGTGCATTCGGCCACGCCGGCGCTGTCCGCCACCACGAAGATCTCGTTCTTCACGCCGCTGATGGTCTTGTTGTAGCGGCGGAACCGGACCACGGCGCCGGGCTTGGGTTTGCTCGGGATGTAATCCTCCCTGGGATCGAATTCCACGACCCGGATGCGGCCGTTCACGAAGCGGTCTTCGAGCTGCATCTTGAAATCCGGGAACAGGCGGGGGTCGTTGACGCCGCGGCCGAACAGCTCGGTCAGCAGAACGGCCTGCGTGTACACGTTGTGGAAATTGACCCGGTCGAGGTCGTCGATGGGCGTATCCACGAACTCGCGGACGTCGAACACGGTGGCGAAGGACAGGGCGGGCAGCCCCATCCAGAAGACCAGTTCGGCGTCCAGGGCGATGTTGCCGGCGGGAAAGAACCCCGCGGTCCGGTGGCCCTGCGACGGAGAGATCACGTTCACGAGGGCGCCGGGCGGGAAAGCGCCCCGCCGGATGACGTCTTCCGCATAGCCCATGAAGGTGCGTCCGAAGGGCGTGAAGAACCGCTGTTTCTCGAAGGAATCACCCCCGAAGAGGACACCGGAGTAGATGACCCCGATCTGGTCCCGGGCGCTGGACAGGTCGATGCCCGCGAAGAGCTTGATGTTGATGGGATCCTCGAGCTTGTCCGCGAAGTGGCTGGAAATGCGTGCGTGACGGTAGGAAAAATCGTTAATCCCGCTGAGCGACATGAAGTGGCCCGAGGTCGCCAGGATCAGCACCGTGCGCGCGGGAGGATGAGCGGCGAAGTAACGGGCCATTTCCAGAAGCGCGGCCACGCCGGACGCCTGGTTCGCGCCGGGGGATACGGCCGGCACGGAGGAAATGGAGTCGTAGTAGGACTCCAGTACGATGACCTCCTCCTTCAGCACCGGGTGCGTACCCGTGATCCTGCCGAATACGTTGTAGGCCGGGAGGCGTTTCCAGGTCATGCGTCCTCTTGCCCGGACGTTTATGGCGCCGTGGGCTTCCAGGTATTCGATCAGGGGCCGGGCCGCCCCCTTTTTCATCCAGAACCGGGGGAAGTCGAGGGGAACCTGGAGGTGCTTTTCCTCCCCGTCGACCCGCGTGGTGTGGTCGGGCTCCGCGAAGATCACGGCGCTGCCGCCCAACAGGGCCGCCCGCTGCCAGTTGACGCCGGAGTTGAAGTCCATCAGGAAGACGGCGCCGGCTGGATCGATCCCGTTGAAATCCTCCCATTCGCCGTTGCCGATGTAGTGGAGTTTCCCCGTGATGCCGCCCGGAGGCGTCGTGGAAGTGCGGACGAGGTTGGGCCACAATGCGTAGAGGGGAATCGACCGGGTTTCCAGGGTCGTGGAGTCGAGGATGGTCAGTTCGCCGCCCTCGTCCAGGGGGACGGACGAGACGAATTCCTCCATCTCCACGTCCTCGAGGCCGATTTCCCGCATGCGGTCGGCCAGGAAGTACGCTGCCTCGGTGGCCCCGGGGTAGCCGGCCACGCGGGAGCCGAAGGACACCAGGTCGGTGATGGTCTTCCTGATACGCAGGGAGTCGACCACCGCGGCCACCTGATCGTCGCCGATCGGTTCCGCCAGGATCTCCACACGCTCGCGGACGCCCGACGTCTGGCAGGCGGAGATGCCGCACAGCAGCGCCAGGCCGGCCAGACCGGCCAGGCCGACCAGGAAACCGGGTATGGTTTTCGTTTTACGCACGTCGCGTTTCCCTAGACCTTCCACTTCCGCCGCATCTCCTCCATGGAAACGGTCTTACCCTGGGTCCACGCATAATGGGCGATGGGATTCTCGCCGACCCACCGGTGGTCGACGGGTTCGCTGGCCAGCTGGTAGCGGGTATCGGTGCTGATCCGGTACCGGTTCGACGCATTGTTGATGGAACCGTGCATGGTGTACATGCCGAGGACGATCACGTCGCCCATTCTGAATTCGCTCGTCTGCCACTGCCCCCCGTACTGGTCGACCATCACGATGGGCTCGTTGGTGAAGTGGCCCGTCACGTGGTCCCGGTCCACGTCCATCTGGCCGTAGGTCTCCTTGACGGCCTCGAACTGGTGGGAACCGGCCAGGATGACCAGGGGTCCCATGTCGTAGGTGACGTCGTCCAGGGGCGTCCAGACCGTGTACAGGTTCGGCGTGCCGCGGCCCATGTAAACCATGTCGTAGTGCGCCCCCGTGTTGTCTCCCGGCCCCACGGCCCGGAGCCACTTGTAATCGAAGGTGAGGACGGGACCTCCCAGGAACCTTTCGAAGAACCCCATGATTTCGGGGGAATTGACCACGGCGAGGAATTCGTCTGTATGGGTCACCCGCTTGGCGCCGCCGAAGAAGGCCCCGCGCTTGCCGGGGGCCGCGACGCCCAGGTCGAGGGGGTAGTCCGGGTCGATCTGGTCGTTGGCGTGGAGATTCTCCAGCGCGACCCTGCGGGCTTCCCGGACCTTATCCGGATCGTGGAGACCGCGGATGAGCAGGTAGCCGTCCTCGGCCATGCGTTCCCGCAGGGCTTCCGCGTCGTCCAGCAGTTCGTTGGCTTCCCGGAGCGTGGACAGGTACTTGCCGTCCATCTGCAACTCGTCCTTGCCCATGACCAGGCGTTTGGAATACCGGGTGGTCATTGATCCCTCCGTCGTTTGTCCATGCATTGAAAAGGACGCATTGTTGGAAAAGGATTCGGATTTCCTTAAACGAGATGTCAGGTCCCGACCTGCGCCAGGAAATCGCGACGCACTACGTTACCCGGACGGCCGACGCCTCGACGGCCGCGTACAAGGTATCCCCGGCAGTTACGTTACCCGGACGGCCGACGCCTCGACGGCCGCGTACAAGGTATCCCCGGCAGTTACGTTACCCGGACGGCCGACGCCTCGACGGCCGCGTACAAGGTATCCCCGGCAGTTACGTTACCCGGACGGCCGACGCCTCGACGGCCGCGTACAAGGTATCCCCGGCAGTTACGTTGCCAGGACCGCCGACGCCTCGACGGCCGCGTACAAGGTATCCCCGGCAGTTACGTTGCCAGGACCGCCGACGCCTCGACGGCCGCGTACAAGGTATCCCCGGCAGTTACGTTGCCAGGACCGCCGACGCCTCGACGGCCGCGTACACGGTATCCCCGACGGTCAGGCCCAATTCGGCGAAGGAGTTCCGCGCCACGTGGACGGTAAGGCGCAGGCCCGCGTCCAGGTCCAGGCGAATGCGGTCCCCGTCCACCGCCGCGGCGGAGACGACGCCTTCGAGTATATTCGCGGCGTCCGGGGGAAGGGGCAGCCGGGACAACCGGACCGCGTCCGGCGCTATGGCGATGTGGACCGTTCCACGCGCAGCCGCATCCGTGCGCAACGTCACGCCGTTCTCCAGCCGGACGACCGGACCGTCCGCGGTATCCGCTACGTGCCCCTTGAACACATTCTCCGGACCGGCTTCGAGCATGCGGCCGTCGCGCATGATGAGTACTTCATCGGCGATGCGGCGGGCCTGCTCGTACTGGTGCGTCGAGAGTACCACGGTCATGCACCGCTGACGGCACGTTTCCCGGAGTATCTCTTCGATCTGCCGCCCATGGGCCGCGTCCACGCTGGCCGTGGGTTCGTCGAGCAGCAGGACGTCGGGTTCGGTGACCAGGGCCCGGGCCAGTCCCGCGCGCTGGGCTTCTCCGCCCGACAGGCTGTGGGCGGGCCGGTGGGCGAACTCCCGGAGGCCTACCTTGCCGAGCATGCCGGTCACGCGTTCTTCGATGGCCTCCTTCGCCATGCCGCGGAATCGCAGCCCGGACGCCACGTTCTCGAACACGGTGGACCGGAACAGGTACACGTGCTGCATGAGCAGCGTGACGCGGCGGCGGTACCGGCGGCCGCGGGCCGGATCGGCGCCGTGCACGGGCCGGCCTTCGAAGAGGATCCGGCCTTCCTGCGGCAGCGTCAGCAGGGCGAGCATGTTCAGGAGCGTCGTCTTGCCCGATCCGTTCGTGCCGTAAACGGCGTAGGTTCTTCCGGGGGACAGGGCGAGGCGGCTCACCCGCAGATGAAACCCGGAAGCGTAACGGTGCGCCAGGTTCTCGACCACGATGATCGGATCGGCCATCAGTCGTCGAACCCCTGCAGCCAGTGAAAGAGTATGTTCGCGCCGAAGGCCGTGAGCAGCAGGATGATGCCGAGGGCGATGGCCAGGCCGAATTCCCCCTTGCTGCTCTCGAGGGCGATCGCCGTCGTCATGGTCCGCGTGCTCCCCTTGATGTTGCCGCCCAGCATCATGGCCGCGCCTACCTCGGCGATGACCCGCCCGAAGGCGGCGACCACCGCGGCCATGATGCCGAACCGGGCCTCCGAAATCAGCGTGCGGGCCGTCTGGGCCGTCGTGGCGCCCAGCGTCAGGGCCGTCTCCGTGATCCGGGAATCGACGGCGCGGAAGGCCGAAAGGGTGAAGGCGGCCACGATGGGCAGGGCGAGGATGGTCTCGCCGATGATCATGGCCTTCGGCGTATACAACAGCTCGAGAAACCCCAGGGGGCCGCGCCGGGAGATCATGGCGTAGACGAAGAGGCCGATCACCACGGTCGGCATGGCCAGCAGCGTATTGAGCACCGTGGTAACCAGCCGCTGTCCGCGAAACCGGTGGGTCGCGAGGAAGTAGCCCGCAGGCAGTCCCATGACGGAGGCCAGCAGGATCGCGGACACCGCGACGAAAACCGAAACGCCGACGATGCCGTACACGCCGGACTCGCCCGTGAGCAGTAATCGGACCGCTTCCTGAAATCCACTGAGCAGGTAGTCCATGTTCCCTATGAAACAACAAAACGGCCCCTCGAATCAACAGGTTTTTCCCCTGCCGGAAACACCTAAATACGTTGACAGAATCACCTCGGGACTGTAGGTTGTCTGGCGTTCGGCGGGGCCATGCTCCGTTGGCGACGCGATTTGCGGACGGGCTCGCCCCTGCCGGCGCTTTCCTCATCCTTCGGACCGCGGTTTCGCATGTAACCACCCCAATCAAGCAAAGGATCAGACGATCGGATGCCCGTACTAGGGATCATTGGCGTCCTGTGGCTGCTGCTCGTCCTGGCCGCGGGTTACTGGGGTAGCCGGCGCAAGCTTGACGCGACCTTCGTCAAGGGCGTCCAGACGCTGATCACCATCGTCGCCCTGGCCGTCGCGGCCCCGCAGCTCGGCGTGTTCAAAACCGCCCTCGCGGCGCTCTGGCTCCTCCTTTTCGTCGCCGCGTCCACCCTGATGCGGCGGTTTCGCGTGCCGGACCTGGCCGGGCGGGCCATCGCCCTGGCCACCGTGGGCCTGGCGGTGTGGGGCACCGACTCCCTGAACGTCATGCTGATCCGCACGCTGATCATGCTTGCGGTAACCAGCATCTTTCTCCTCGGACTGAACCTGGGCTTCCGGTACCTGATCCGCCGCATACTCTGGATCTTCCCCGTACTCTTCGCCGTCTCGGTCATCACCTTCTCCATCATGCACGCCGTGCCCGGCGGTCCCTTCGACGCGGGCGGCGAGACCGGCGGCATACCGCTCACGCCCGAGGTGCGCGCCAACCTGATGCGGAAGTACAATCTCGATCAGCCGCTGCACATACAATACATCTCCTGGGTGAGCAACGTCGTACGGGGCGACTTCGGCTACTCCTTCCAGCACCAGAGCAAGACCTGCCAGGAACTCATCGCGCAGGCCTGGCCCGTGTCCGTCCACCTGGGCAGCATGGCCCTGGTCGTGGCCCTGACCGGCGGACTGCTGCTGGGCATTCTCGCGGCGGTGTACCAGAACACCTGGATCGATTACGTCGCCTCGCTCACGGCGGTATTCAGCATCGTCACGCCCAGTTTCGTCGTGGCCGTGGGCCTGACCGTCGTGTTCTCGCTCTGGTTGCACCTGTTTGAAACGGGGGGCTGGAATTCGCCCAAGGACTGGGTCATGCCTGTGATTGCGTTGTCGCTCGGGGACATGGCCGTGGTGGCGAGATATACCCGGTCGAACATGATCGAGGCCATCCGGGCCGACTACGTGCGCACCGCCCGGGCCAAGGGCCTCACCGAGTTCTCGGTCGTGGTGGTGCACGTGTTCAAGAACGCCCTGATCCCCCTGCTGACCATCGCGGGACCGATGATGGCCAACCTGATCACCGGGTCCTTCTTCATCGAGACGATCTTCCGGATCCCCGGCCTGGGGCGGTACTTCACCACAAGCGTATTCGCCCGGGACTACCCCATGATCATGTCCACGGCCCTGCTCTGGTCGTCGCTTATCGTCGTGATCTACGTCATCACGGACCTCATGTACGCACTGGTGGACCCCCGCATTCGGTATCGGAAGGATTAAGCATGGATCCGATCGGCACAACGGGCGAAGTCGGCATCGTCTGGGTCCTGGGCGCCGTCCTGGGATGGAGCTGGGACACCATGATCCTCGAGGTGGGGCGGATCGCCCTGGCGATCCAGTTGCTGCTCTACCTGCCCCGCATGTACCGCCTGGGCCGGAAGAACGAAACCGGGCGATGGGCGTCCTTCTGTCACCGGGCTGTCCAGCGTAAATCGCTATTCGCCGCCGTGAGCGCGGGTGCCGTGCTCGCGGCGTGGTGGCTGCTCGGCCCATGGATGGACCAGTACCCATACGGCACGGAAGACATCCCCGAGAGCCTGTCGGAATCCCTGAGCTGGGACGGCCTCGAGCCCTTCTTCTCCTGGGCGGGACTGATCTTCCGCGTCACGCTGGCCACGGAGTTCACCCTGCTCTGGCCGCGTGCCTACCGGTACTTCAAGAAACACGACAGCGGGCTCTGGGCGGACGCCACCCGGCGGTTTTCCCGAAACAAGCTGTCCCTGGTGGGACTCTTCCTGGTCCTGCTGCTGAGCAACACGGCGCTGCTCGCGCCCTGGATCGCGCCTCTGCACTATACCAAGCAGAACTTCCTGGTCGCCTGGCAGGAACCGTCCTGGATGTATCCCTTCGGCACGGACGGCCTGGGCCGCGACCTCTTCAGCCGGGTCATCTACGGCGCCGAGATCTCCATGACGGTGGGCGTCCTCGTACAGGCCATCATCTTCGCCATCGGCGTCCCCCTGGGCGCCCTCGCCGGGTACGCGGGGGGCCGCGTGGACAGCGTCATCATGCGGGGGGTCGACATCATGTCGGCCTTTCCGGGCCTGCTCTTCATCATCCTGATCATGTCGTGGCTGGGGGCCGGACTGTTCAACATCTTCATCGCCATCGGGGTAACCGGATGGGTAGGGGTATGCCGTCTCCTCAGGGGGCAGATTCTGTCTTTGAAGGAAAAGGAATTCGTCCGGGCGGCCAAGGCCATGGGCGGCAGCCACCTGCGCATCGTCGTCACCCACATCCTGCCGAACAGCCTGACGCCGCTGATCGTGGCCCTTGCCCTGGGCATCCCGTCGGCCATCTTCGCGGAGGCCGGACTGAGCTTCATCGGCATCGGCATCAGTCCGCCCACGCCGAGCTGGGGGCAGATGGTCGGGGAGAACGCCAACTATATCCGATCCTACTGGCACCTGGCGACCTTTCCCGCCATCATGATCGCCCTCACCATGCTCGGATTCCAGCTGATGGGCGACGGGCTCCGGGACGCTCTCGACCCCAAGATGAACGCGTAAACCACACTGCAGCGGGCAGCACGGCGTGCGCGGCCGTGAAAAAAAAGTAGCCATGGCCCTTGACACGACGAGATTTACCCGTATATTTAGCCGTGTCGCCGTCACGGCGGCAGCCCGAACCCTTGCAAGTTCCCCTGATTGATTCCTCAATGGAAAGCCGGATCTTCCTTAGAATAGATTCATGACGGCCGGTACCGCATTCTACGGGATTACTCCATCACCAAGGTAAGTTTCGTTTGCCCGTATCCTGATGGCATAACCAGAACCAGCACAACCGCGCGTCTCCAGACGCGACACGCCCAGGCCTGACTACCGGAAACGACCCGTTCGCGATCCGCCGTTTCCGCCGCACATAATGTTCACAACCCAGTCTGCCAGTAAATACACTCCCCACGACGCGCCCGGGAATCGGTGCCTTGAGGAACGCCCGGACGGCGGGAGTTCACCATACCTTTTCACCAAGGGAAGGAAGCATGCACATTCTGGAACTTAAGACCAAGACGCTCCCGGACCTGTATTCCATCGCCCAGGAGCTCGATCTGCAGAGCTACACGGGCTTG from Gemmatimonadota bacterium includes these protein-coding regions:
- a CDS encoding ABC transporter permease, which encodes MDPIGTTGEVGIVWVLGAVLGWSWDTMILEVGRIALAIQLLLYLPRMYRLGRKNETGRWASFCHRAVQRKSLFAAVSAGAVLAAWWLLGPWMDQYPYGTEDIPESLSESLSWDGLEPFFSWAGLIFRVTLATEFTLLWPRAYRYFKKHDSGLWADATRRFSRNKLSLVGLFLVLLLSNTALLAPWIAPLHYTKQNFLVAWQEPSWMYPFGTDGLGRDLFSRVIYGAEISMTVGVLVQAIIFAIGVPLGALAGYAGGRVDSVIMRGVDIMSAFPGLLFIILIMSWLGAGLFNIFIAIGVTGWVGVCRLLRGQILSLKEKEFVRAAKAMGGSHLRIVVTHILPNSLTPLIVALALGIPSAIFAEAGLSFIGIGISPPTPSWGQMVGENANYIRSYWHLATFPAIMIALTMLGFQLMGDGLRDALDPKMNA
- a CDS encoding ABC transporter permease, which codes for MDYLLSGFQEAVRLLLTGESGVYGIVGVSVFVAVSAILLASVMGLPAGYFLATHRFRGQRLVTTVLNTLLAMPTVVIGLFVYAMISRRGPLGFLELLYTPKAMIIGETILALPIVAAFTLSAFRAVDSRITETALTLGATTAQTARTLISEARFGIMAAVVAAFGRVIAEVGAAMMLGGNIKGSTRTMTTAIALESSKGEFGLAIALGIILLLTAFGANILFHWLQGFDD
- a CDS encoding ABC transporter permease; this translates as MPVLGIIGVLWLLLVLAAGYWGSRRKLDATFVKGVQTLITIVALAVAAPQLGVFKTALAALWLLLFVAASTLMRRFRVPDLAGRAIALATVGLAVWGTDSLNVMLIRTLIMLAVTSIFLLGLNLGFRYLIRRILWIFPVLFAVSVITFSIMHAVPGGPFDAGGETGGIPLTPEVRANLMRKYNLDQPLHIQYISWVSNVVRGDFGYSFQHQSKTCQELIAQAWPVSVHLGSMALVVALTGGLLLGILAAVYQNTWIDYVASLTAVFSIVTPSFVVAVGLTVVFSLWLHLFETGGWNSPKDWVMPVIALSLGDMAVVARYTRSNMIEAIRADYVRTARAKGLTEFSVVVVHVFKNALIPLLTIAGPMMANLITGSFFIETIFRIPGLGRYFTTSVFARDYPMIMSTALLWSSLIVVIYVITDLMYALVDPRIRYRKD